In one Elephas maximus indicus isolate mEleMax1 chromosome 9, mEleMax1 primary haplotype, whole genome shotgun sequence genomic region, the following are encoded:
- the CER1 gene encoding cerberus, whose product MHLLLFQLLVLLPLGKAGRQQDGRHSQLFLSPALVERSRRELPMGNHGEAEEKPDLFVAMPHLVGASPALEGQRQREKMLSRFGRLWKQPERELHLPQDSVSRQFSPGSQAITHPMDEREMEKSPLREEAKKFWHYFMFRKSPASQGVILPIKSHEVHRETCRTVPFSQTISHEDCEKVVVQNNLCFGKCGSVHPPGAAQHSHTFCSHCLPTKFTMMHLELNCTGLAPVAKEVMLVEECQCQVKTDHGDGHLGQAGSQTEFHTQDSFIPGFST is encoded by the exons ATGCATCTCCTATTATTTCAGTTGCTGGTACTCTTGCCTCtggggaaggcaggaaggcagcaAGATGGCCGCCACAGTCAGCTTTTTCTCTCCCCTGCACTTGTAGAAAGGAGTCGCAGAGAGCTCCCCATGGGCAACCACGGGGAAGCTGAGGAGAAGCCAGATCTGTTTGTGGCAATGCCACACCTGGTGGGTGCCAGCCCTGCCTTGGAAggccagagacagagagagaagatgcTGTCCAGGTTTGGCAGGTTGTGGAAGCAGCCTGAAAGAGAACTGCACCTGCCCCAGGATTCAGTCAGTCGGCAATTCTCACCTGGAAGCCAGGCCATCACTCATCCAATGGACgagagagaaatggagaaatCTCCTCTTCGGGAAGAGGCCAAGAAATTCTGGCACTACTTCATGTTCAGAAAGAGCCCGGCTTCTCAGGGGGTCATCTTGCCCATCAAAAGCCACGAAGTACATCGGGAGACCTGTAGGACAGTACCCTTCAGCCAG ACTATCAGCCATGAAGACTGTGAGAAAGTAGTTGTCCAGAACAACCTTTGCTTTGGGAAGTGTGGGTCTGTTCATCCCCCTGGAGCTGCACAGCACTCCCACACCTTCTGCTCCCACTGCTTGCCTACAAAGTTCACCATGATGCACTTGGAGCTGAACTGCACTGGCCTGGCCCCCGTGGCCAAGGAGGTGATGTTGGTGGAGGAGTGCCAGTGCCAGGTAAAGACAGATCATGGAGATGGACACCTCGGACAGGCTGGCTCTCAGACAGAATTCCACACTCAGGATTCCTTTATTCCTGGATTTTCAACTTAA